Part of the Mycolicibacterium mengxianglii genome is shown below.
GGCTCAGAGGTTGGTGGCCATCGCTTCGGCGACCGCGGTGGCCCCGGCGCGGCCTTCGGCGCGCAGCCCGGTGACCACACCGCGGCGGTCGGCGGGGGAGCGGTTCTGGCTCAGTTTGGCCTTGGCCTCGACCCGGTGCACACGCACCTCGATGCCGACGATGCCCTTCAGCTGCCCCGCGATATAGGGCGCGGGGGCGTCGGACACCTGCCAGGGCTGATCGCGTCCGGCTTCGTGAGCGACGGTGAGCCGTTCGGTCGCCATCCGCAACCAGCCGGGGTCGTCATGGACGCGGGCCGTTCCGGTCAGGTGGACCGCGCTGTAGTTCCAGGTGGGGACGACGCGGCCGTGCTCGGCTTTGGCTGCGTACCAGGTCGGGCTGATGTAGGCCTGCTCGCCCGCGCAGATCAGCAGCGCCGGGGCGTCGTCGGCGATATCGCGCCACTGCGGGTTGGCGCGCGCCATGTGGGCGATGACGGTGTTGTCGTCCCACAGGATGGGCAGCAGGGTCGACGTCGGGAAACCGTCGGCGGCCACCGTCACGAGTTCGGCAGCGCCCACCTCGGCGACCAGTGCGCGGATGGCGGCGTCGTCGTCGAGAAGGTTGGCGGGGGGAACGTACACCCCGTCAGGGTAATCCCCAGGAGGACCATCGGCGCACCGATATTTCGATCACCGGGCCGTCGAGCGAAACCGTCTGGTATTGAGGATATTTCGCGCGGAGCAGGGCATGGCCGCGAGCGTAAACCGGCCCGTCGTCGACCACCGCGGCCTCACCGTCGGCGCGGACCCACCACAGCTGGGACCAGTCGCTGTCATAGTGGTCGACGAGCAGGCAGACGCGGGGGTCGGCGGCGATATTGGCCAGCCGCTTGAGGTGTCGGGTCGATTTCGGTTTGCCGTCGACGGCGGTGAACACCGTTTCACCGTGTGCGGCGAACACCACGGGCACCAGGTGCGGTGCATGGTCTCCGGTGACGGTGGCCAGCCGGGCCACTGGAGCGTTGGCGAACCGGGACAACAGCTCGGCGTGATCGGCCATTTCCTCAGAGTAGGTGCGTCATGATCGAAGAATGAAGATCAGCATCCTGGAGTACACCGGAGACCAGAGCGGGCCGTACCGGGTCGACACCTACGTCGAGCAACTGGCCGAGCTGCGGGACGAGGGCTTCGGCCGGATGTGGAGCGCCCAGCTGCCGTACGAGCGGGATCTGCTGACCGCTCTGGCGGTGGCCTTCCGCGAAGTCGACACCATCGAGGTCGCTACCGGGGTGCTGCCGATCCAGAACCAGCACCCGATGCTGCTTGCGCAACGCGCCTTGACGTTGAACGCGATTGCCGGCGGCCGCTTCACGCTCGGGATCGGCATGACCCACGCCCTCGTGACAGAGGGGATGTGGGGCATCTCGTGGGCCAAGCCGATCCGCCGACTCACCGAGTACCTCGACGGTTTACTGCCGCTGCTCAACGGGCAGCCCGCCGACGCCACCGGAGAGCTCGTCACCACCCGGGGTGCCTTGCACATTCCCGGCGCCCCCGCGCCCGAGGTCTATATCGCCGCACTCGGCCCGCAGATGCTGAGGGTGGCCGGGCGACGCACTGCCGGTACGGTGACCTGGATGACGGGGCCCGCCACGCTGGAGACCCACATTGGATCCGTGTTGCGAAGTGCGGCAACAGAAGCCGGCCGACCGGAGGGGGCGGTGCGGGTGGTGGCCGTCCTGCCGGTCAGCGTCACCGACGACGTCGACGCCGCCCGGAAGCGGGCGGCCGACGAGTACGTGGTGTACGGCCAGTTGCCGTCCTACCGGGCGATGCTGGACAGGGAGGGTTATGCGGGACCCGAGGATGCCGCGTTGATCGGCGACGAGCAGA
Proteins encoded:
- a CDS encoding TIGR03668 family PPOX class F420-dependent oxidoreductase; the encoded protein is MADHAELLSRFANAPVARLATVTGDHAPHLVPVVFAAHGETVFTAVDGKPKSTRHLKRLANIAADPRVCLLVDHYDSDWSQLWWVRADGEAAVVDDGPVYARGHALLRAKYPQYQTVSLDGPVIEISVRRWSSWGLP
- a CDS encoding FMN-binding negative transcriptional regulator, whose protein sequence is MYVPPANLLDDDAAIRALVAEVGAAELVTVAADGFPTSTLLPILWDDNTVIAHMARANPQWRDIADDAPALLICAGEQAYISPTWYAAKAEHGRVVPTWNYSAVHLTGTARVHDDPGWLRMATERLTVAHEAGRDQPWQVSDAPAPYIAGQLKGIVGIEVRVHRVEAKAKLSQNRSPADRRGVVTGLRAEGRAGATAVAEAMATNL
- a CDS encoding TIGR03564 family F420-dependent LLM class oxidoreductase; translated protein: MKISILEYTGDQSGPYRVDTYVEQLAELRDEGFGRMWSAQLPYERDLLTALAVAFREVDTIEVATGVLPIQNQHPMLLAQRALTLNAIAGGRFTLGIGMTHALVTEGMWGISWAKPIRRLTEYLDGLLPLLNGQPADATGELVTTRGALHIPGAPAPEVYIAALGPQMLRVAGRRTAGTVTWMTGPATLETHIGSVLRSAATEAGRPEGAVRVVAVLPVSVTDDVDAARKRAADEYVVYGQLPSYRAMLDREGYAGPEDAALIGDEQTVSERLDQLRAAGVDEFVGATFDPSAEGRARTRALLRRWAG